The following proteins are co-located in the Citrobacter freundii ATCC 8090 = MTCC 1658 = NBRC 12681 genome:
- a CDS encoding YccF domain-containing protein, whose protein sequence is MRTVLNILNFVLGGFATTLAWLLATLVSIVLIFTLPLTRSCWEITRLSLFPYGNEAIHVDELNPAGKSVLLNTGGTVLNIFWLIFFGWWLCLMHIVSGIAQCITIIGIPVGIANFKIAAIALWPVGRRVVSVEVARAAREANARRRFE, encoded by the coding sequence ATGCGTACTGTTCTGAATATTTTAAATTTTGTGCTTGGGGGGTTCGCCACCACCCTGGCCTGGTTACTGGCAACGCTGGTCAGTATCGTGCTTATTTTTACTTTACCCTTGACCCGTTCATGCTGGGAGATAACCCGACTTTCGCTGTTTCCCTATGGCAACGAAGCAATACATGTCGATGAACTGAATCCGGCCGGTAAAAGCGTCCTGTTGAATACCGGCGGCACCGTGCTCAATATTTTCTGGCTGATTTTCTTCGGCTGGTGGTTGTGTCTGATGCACATTGTCTCTGGTATTGCTCAGTGCATAACGATTATTGGTATTCCGGTTGGCATTGCGAACTTTAAAATCGCTGCCATTGCGCTCTGGCCGGTGGGTCGCCGGGTAGTTTCAGTAGAAGTTGCCC